The nucleotide window CCCGCGGCGACCAGGGTGGCGGCGGCGAACACCGCCCAGCCACCCAGGCCGGCCCCGCCGAAGATCGCCCAGACCAGCACGCCGCCCCAGCACAGCGGCAGCGCCGGCAGACCGGGCACCACCACACCGGCCAACCCGGCCAGGATGGCCAAGCCGGCCACCACTGTCACCACCGTCTGCGAGTCCGTCAGATCCACGTCGTCACCTTCCGTCGCCACCAGCCGGACCGGAACGGTCCCCGCTCACGCCGGCACCCGCTTCGCGCCATGCCGCTGTGCCCGCTGGCTCGCGCACTGCGCTCGCTCACGCCGCCACCCCGTCCCCGCGTAGCCGGGCGGTGATCGCGTCGGCCGGGGCCGGCGCGCCGAAGTACCGGCCCTGGCCGGTGTCGCAGCGCAACGCCCGCAGCCGTTCCGCCTGCACGTCGGTCTCCACCGCCTCGGCCGTGACCCACAGCTCCAACGCGTGCGCCAACCGGACCAACGCGTCGACGATCCGTTCGTCGCGGTGGTCCGCCGCCACGTCGGCGCCGTCCGCGCGGATGCCCTCGACGAACGGCCCGGCGAGCTTCAGGCAGTGGATCGGCAACCGGCGCAGGTACGCCAGGTTGGAGTACCCGGTGCCGAAGTCGTCCACGGCCAGCCGGACGCCGAGCGCGGCGAGCCGGTGCAGGCTGCGTAGGGGTTCACCGGCGCTGCCCATCACGGCGCTCTCGGTCAGCTCCAGTTGGAGCAGTCCCGCGGGCAGCCCGCTGGTCTGCAGCGCGTCGGCGACCGTGTCCACGATGGCCGGTTCGTCGGCCTGCCGCGCGGCCAGGTTGACGCTGACCACCAGCCGGGCTTCCGGGAACTCCCGCCGCCACCGTTCGGCGTCCGCGCAGGCCTGCCGCAGCACCCACTCGCCGAGCCGGACGATCAGACCGGTCTCCTCGGCCAGGCCGATGAACCGGTCCGGCCCGATCAGGCCCAGTTCCGGGTGTTCCCAACGGACCAGCGCCTCCACCGCGAGCATGGTGCCCTCCAGCAGCGACACGATCGGCTGGTAGTGCAGCACGAACTCGCCCCGGTCCAGTGCGGCGGGCAGCCCGGCGACCAGCGCCGAACGGGCGATGTCCCGGGCGCCGCGCTCGGGGTCGTAGACCGCCCACCGGCCCCGGCCCGCCGCCTTGGCCCAGTAGAGCGTGGTGTCCGCCGCCTTCATCAGCTCGGACGCACTGGTCTCCGAGGCGGGGCACTGCACGATGCCCACACTGGCCGAGACGGCCAACTGGTGCTCACCGACGTGGACCGGGGCCGCGACGGCAGCCAGCGCTGCCTCCGCGACCGCGACGGCGTCGTCGGTGTCGTTCCCTCCGTCGACGAGGATCACGAACTCGTCGCCCCCCATCCGGGCGACCAGGTGGCCGTGGTCGGCCACGCACGCGGCCAGCCTCCGGCCGATCATCACCAGCAGCCGGTCACCAAGGTCGTGGCCGAGACTGTCGTTGATCGCCTTGAAGCCGTCCAGGTCGAGGAAGCACACCCCGACCCGCTGCCCGACGCCCGCGGTGTCGAGCACCCGTCCCAACGTCTCGAAGAACAGCGTGCGGTTGGGCAGCCCGGTCAGCGGGTCGTGCAGCGCCTGGAAGCGCAGCCGCTGCTGGAGTTCGTACCGCTCGGTGATGTCCTCGATCATCGCGACGGTGAATCGGGGCCGGCCCTCCTGTCGGATCAGCGAGACGGCCAGATCCGTCCAGACCACTGTGCCGTCCTTGCGGTAGTAGCGCTTCTCCACCCGGGCCGCGTCGTGTTTGCCCTCGATCAGCTCCTGGTAGAGCTCCCACATTCCGGCGACGTCGTCGGCGTGGAACAGCGCCGCCACGTTGATCTCGCGCAACTCCTCGATCGCGTAGCCGAGCATGTCGGCGAACGCCTGGTTGACGTCGATGATCCGGCCGTCCACGCCGGCGATCCCGATCCCGATCGCGGCGCCGGTGAACACCGCCCGGAACCGTGCCTCGCTCTCGCGCAGCGCCTGCTCGACCTCGTCGCGCGCCTGCCAGGCCGACCGGGCGATCCGTTCCTGCTGGCTGAAGGTGCGATCGCGCAGCGCGCGGGCGAACCCGGCGGCCAGGCCGCCCTGCACCGCAGCGATCCGGTCGGCGAGGTCGGCAGGCCGGTCACCGTCGCCCAGAACCCGCCGACCGAAGGTCGCACCGAGCGCCTGCAGCGTCCACTCCAGGGCCTGCGGCTCGGTGAGGTGCGCCTCCACCAGAGCCCGCCCGACCTCTTCGGCCGGGCGGGCACTGAACGGCTCCGCCCGTACCGCCTGGGCCAGCCGGATCGTGTGCACCAGCAGCAGCCGCTCGGTCTCGGCCGCGCTGAGCGGCACGAAACCGAGGCGGCGCACCGCGCGGGCCCAGTCGGCGGCGTACCCCTGAGCGTCGGCCCGGCCGGCATCGACCCCGGTGGGGTCCCGGCCGGCATCGACCCCGGCGGGGTCCCAACCGGCATCGACCCCGGCGGGGTCCGGGACGGCGGCCACGGGATCAGCCGGCGGGCTGGTCGTACCGGGCGACGCCCCCGAAGGCGCCGAACCGCTCCGGGTGCTCGTCCACGTCGGACGCTGAATCCGGGCGCCAGAGCGGCATGTGCACCACGCCTGGTTCCAGGACGGTCCAGTCGCCGAAGAAGCCGGTGACCTGTGCGCGGGAGCGCAGGGTGATCTCGGTGGCGGTGCGGGCGGAGAGGCGCTGGGCGTCCAGCATCTCCTGCGGCTGGTCCTCGAAGGTGGAGTGCGAGATGACCAGGAAGCTGCCCGGCGCGGCGACGTCCCGCAGGGTGGCCAGGATCGCCTCGGGTCGGTCGGCGTCCGGGACGAAGTGCACCACCCCGGCCAACAGGATGCCCATCGGTCGACTGAAGTCGATCAGCCCGAGCTGTCGGGTCTCGGCGAGAATCCGCTCCGGCTCGCGCAGGTCGGCGTGGATGACCCCGGTCAGCTCGTTGCCGGCGAGCAGCTCCCGGCTGTGCGCGACGGCCACCGGGTCGATGTCGACGTACACCACGCGGGCCTTGGGGTTCACCCCCTGCGCCACCTCGTGCACGTTGCCCACGGTGGGAATTCCGGAGCCGATGTCGAGGAACTGGTCGATGCCGGCGTCGAGCAGCACCCGGACGGCCCGGCGCAGGAACTCGCGGCCGGAACGCATGGTGGCGGCGAGATTCGGGGTCATGCTGGCGATCTGCTCGGCCAGCTGCCTGTCGATCTCGAAGTTGTGCGCCCCACCCAGAAAGTAGTCGTACACCCGGGCCGCGCTCGGCCTGGTCAGATCGATCTCGGTCGGCAGTCCGTCCGGCATCAGTGCGCTCCCCAGTTTCTCGCCGCAGCGCGGGACGGCACCGGCGTATGGGCGTGCCACGGGCACGCGCGAGCACCGGTCGACCCGCGGGTCGTGTGGTGTGGACCACTCTAGGCGGCTGACTCCAGCAACAGCGAGATGCCTTGACCGACGCCGATGCACATGGTGGCCAGAGCCCGGCGGCCGCCACGACGGCGAAGCTCCAGGGCCGCGGACAGCGCCAGCCGCGCGCCGCTGGCGCCGAGCGGGTGCCCCAGCGCGATGGCCCCACCGTTCGGGTTGACGTGGTCGGCGTCCACGGGCAGCCCCAGCTCACGCAGCACCGCCACGGACTGCGCGGCGAACGCCTCGTTCAGCTCCACCACGTCCACCGCGCCCAACTCGACGCCGACGCGGTCGAGCAGCTTGCGGGTGGCCGGCACCGGGCCGATCCCCATGATCCGGGGCGGCACACCGGCCGCCGCCGCACCGACGATCCGGGCCAGCGGGGTGAGGCCGTACCGGGAAACCGCCGCCTCGCTGGCCACCAGCAGCGCGACAGCGCCGTCGTTGACCCCCGAGGAGTTGCCGGCGGTCACCGTGCCGCCGTCGCGGAACGGGGTGGGCAGCGCGGCCAGCTTCGCAAGCGTGGTCTCCCGGGGGTGCTCGTCGACCTCGACCAGCCTGGTCTCCCGACGACCCGCCGGCACTGACACCGCCACGATCTCCTCGGCGAACCGGCCATCGGCCTGCGCCTTGGCCGCACGCTGCTGCGAGCGGTACGCGAACGCGTCCTGCTCGGCCCGGCTGATGCCGTACTCGGCGGCCACGTTCTCCGCGGTCTCCGGCATCGAGTCGACCCCCCACCCGTCGCGCATCAACGGGTTCACCAACCGCCAGCCCAGCGTGGTGTCGTACACCTCGGCCGAGCGGGAGTACGCCGACGTCGCCTTCGGCATGACGAACGGCGCCCGGCTCATGCTCTCCACCCCGCCGGCGATCACCAGCTCCGCGTCCCCGGCGACGATGGAGCGGGCGGCGGTGGCGAGCGCGTCCAGGCCCGAGCCGCAGAGCCGGTTGACAGTGCTGCCCGGCACCTCCTCGGGGAGGCCGGCGAGCAGCGCCGCCATCCGGGCCACGTTGCGGTTGTCCTCGCCGGCCTGGTTGGCGCAGCCGAGCACGACATCGTCGACCCGCGCCCAGTCCACCGACGGGTGGCGGGCGACCAACTCACGGATCACGTGGGCGGCCAGGTCGTCGGGGCGGACGCCGGCCAGCGCGCCCGCGTACCGGCCGATCGGGGTGCGGACACCGGCCACCAGGTATGCCACGGTCATCGCGAGTCCTTAGGGGTGCAGACGGCGGGGGTGGGGCACGCCCACCGGGTCGCGAGGGCTGCCGGCCGCCAGGATATCCGCGCCGGCAGCGGATAGGTTGACGGCATGGCCCGGGCCCAGTTCAGCGCAGAGACCAGCGGCGGCGGCGCGTTCGTCCGCCAGCCGAACCGGTTCACCGGTCGGGTCACCGCCGACTCGACCTCCCCGCCCGGCGGCGGCCCGGACGACCAGGACCGCTGGCCGCTGGAGGCCGGCCGCTACCGGCTGATCTGGTGCCGCGCCTGCCCGTGGGCGCACCGGGCGAGGATCGTGCGCGGCCTGCTCGGGCTGGACGACGCGATCTCGCTGGGCACCGTCGACCCGATCCGGGACGAGCGGGGTTGGGCGTTCGCCCTCGACCCGGACGGCTTCGACCCGGTCCTCGGCGTGAGCTTCCTCTCCGAGGCGTACCTGGCCACCGACCCCGACTACACCGGCCGGGTGACAGTCCCGGCGCTGGTCGACACCCGGACCGGTCGGGTGGTCACCAACGACTACCCGCAGCTCACCCTCGACTTCTCCACCGAGTGGCGGCGGCTGCACGCGCCCGACGCGCCGGATCTGTACCCGGTTGAGCTGCGCCCGGAGATGGACGCGCTGATGGCCGAGATCCACACCGACGTGAACAACGGCGTCTACCGGTGCGGGTTCGCCACCTCCCAGGAGGCGTACGACGAGGCGTTCCGGGCGCTCTTCGCCCGGCTGGACGTGCTCTCCGAGCGGTTGGCCGGGCAGCGCTACCTGATGGGTGACGCGATCACCGAGGCCGATGTACGGCTGTTCACGACGTTGGTCCGCTTCGACGCCGCGTACCACGGACACTTCAAGTGCAACCGCAACAAGCTGACCGAGATGCCGGTGCTCTGGGCGTACGCCCGGGACCTGTTCCAGACGCCGGGTTTCGGCGAGACAGTGGACTTCGACCACATCAAGCGGCACTACTACGGCACGCACCGGGAGATCAATCCCAGCGGCATCGTGCCACTCGGGCCGGACGAGTCCGGCTGGCGCACGCCGCACGGACGTGGCTGAGCCGGGTCGGTCCGCCGCCCCGACCGTGCCGAGGGCCCGCGGCGACGTCGCGCGCCGGGCCGCCGGGTCCGCCGCGGCCGGCTGCACCCTGGCCGGCGCGGTGGCGGTGACGCTCGCAGTGGTCGCCGGTCCCGGTCCAGGGCTCACCGGGTACGTCAGTGAGGCGGGCATCGCCGGCAGCGCCCATGCCGCGACGTACCGGATCGGGATCCTGGCCCTTTCCGGCGCGTTGCTGCTGATCGGCGCGGCGCTGCCCCCGGGGGTGTGGTCAGCGGCCCCGGCGCTGCTCGCCACCGGGGCCGTGTTCACCGCCGTGTCCGGGGCGGTGACCTGCTCCGACGGCTGCCCGCTGCCGCCGTTCGAGCGCGCGACGGCGGCGGACCTGGTGCACGGCGGCGCGAGCATCGCGGCGACCGCGGCGGTGGTCTTCGCCATGA belongs to Micromonospora ureilytica and includes:
- a CDS encoding putative bifunctional diguanylate cyclase/phosphodiesterase — protein: MAAVPDPAGVDAGWDPAGVDAGRDPTGVDAGRADAQGYAADWARAVRRLGFVPLSAAETERLLLVHTIRLAQAVRAEPFSARPAEEVGRALVEAHLTEPQALEWTLQALGATFGRRVLGDGDRPADLADRIAAVQGGLAAGFARALRDRTFSQQERIARSAWQARDEVEQALRESEARFRAVFTGAAIGIGIAGVDGRIIDVNQAFADMLGYAIEELREINVAALFHADDVAGMWELYQELIEGKHDAARVEKRYYRKDGTVVWTDLAVSLIRQEGRPRFTVAMIEDITERYELQQRLRFQALHDPLTGLPNRTLFFETLGRVLDTAGVGQRVGVCFLDLDGFKAINDSLGHDLGDRLLVMIGRRLAACVADHGHLVARMGGDEFVILVDGGNDTDDAVAVAEAALAAVAAPVHVGEHQLAVSASVGIVQCPASETSASELMKAADTTLYWAKAAGRGRWAVYDPERGARDIARSALVAGLPAALDRGEFVLHYQPIVSLLEGTMLAVEALVRWEHPELGLIGPDRFIGLAEETGLIVRLGEWVLRQACADAERWRREFPEARLVVSVNLAARQADEPAIVDTVADALQTSGLPAGLLQLELTESAVMGSAGEPLRSLHRLAALGVRLAVDDFGTGYSNLAYLRRLPIHCLKLAGPFVEGIRADGADVAADHRDERIVDALVRLAHALELWVTAEAVETDVQAERLRALRCDTGQGRYFGAPAPADAITARLRGDGVAA
- a CDS encoding SAM-dependent methyltransferase — its product is MPDGLPTEIDLTRPSAARVYDYFLGGAHNFEIDRQLAEQIASMTPNLAATMRSGREFLRRAVRVLLDAGIDQFLDIGSGIPTVGNVHEVAQGVNPKARVVYVDIDPVAVAHSRELLAGNELTGVIHADLREPERILAETRQLGLIDFSRPMGILLAGVVHFVPDADRPEAILATLRDVAAPGSFLVISHSTFEDQPQEMLDAQRLSARTATEITLRSRAQVTGFFGDWTVLEPGVVHMPLWRPDSASDVDEHPERFGAFGGVARYDQPAG
- the pcaF gene encoding 3-oxoadipyl-CoA thiolase; translated protein: MTVAYLVAGVRTPIGRYAGALAGVRPDDLAAHVIRELVARHPSVDWARVDDVVLGCANQAGEDNRNVARMAALLAGLPEEVPGSTVNRLCGSGLDALATAARSIVAGDAELVIAGGVESMSRAPFVMPKATSAYSRSAEVYDTTLGWRLVNPLMRDGWGVDSMPETAENVAAEYGISRAEQDAFAYRSQQRAAKAQADGRFAEEIVAVSVPAGRRETRLVEVDEHPRETTLAKLAALPTPFRDGGTVTAGNSSGVNDGAVALLVASEAAVSRYGLTPLARIVGAAAAGVPPRIMGIGPVPATRKLLDRVGVELGAVDVVELNEAFAAQSVAVLRELGLPVDADHVNPNGGAIALGHPLGASGARLALSAALELRRRGGRRALATMCIGVGQGISLLLESAA
- a CDS encoding glutathione S-transferase family protein, translating into MARAQFSAETSGGGAFVRQPNRFTGRVTADSTSPPGGGPDDQDRWPLEAGRYRLIWCRACPWAHRARIVRGLLGLDDAISLGTVDPIRDERGWAFALDPDGFDPVLGVSFLSEAYLATDPDYTGRVTVPALVDTRTGRVVTNDYPQLTLDFSTEWRRLHAPDAPDLYPVELRPEMDALMAEIHTDVNNGVYRCGFATSQEAYDEAFRALFARLDVLSERLAGQRYLMGDAITEADVRLFTTLVRFDAAYHGHFKCNRNKLTEMPVLWAYARDLFQTPGFGETVDFDHIKRHYYGTHREINPSGIVPLGPDESGWRTPHGRG
- a CDS encoding DUF998 domain-containing protein; this translates as MAEPGRSAAPTVPRARGDVARRAAGSAAAGCTLAGAVAVTLAVVAGPGPGLTGYVSEAGIAGSAHAATYRIGILALSGALLLIGAALPPGVWSAAPALLATGAVFTAVSGAVTCSDGCPLPPFERATAADLVHGGASIAATAAVVFAMITLAVSGPAGRTVRRLAGIAAALALPLCATVGLAMLVVGRGPVVGVLERLILALAVLWAVSTATALALCKEPHAARSFR